From the genome of Vulpes lagopus strain Blue_001 chromosome 2, ASM1834538v1, whole genome shotgun sequence, one region includes:
- the ANXA1 gene encoding annexin A1, giving the protein MAMVSEFLKQAWFIENEEQEYIKTVKGSKGGPGSAVSPYPSFNPSSDVAALHNAITVKGVDEATIIDILTKRNNAQRQQIKAAYLQEKGKPLDEALKKALSGHLEEVVLALLKTPAQFDADELRGAMKGLGTDEDTLDEILASRTNKEIREINGVYREELKRDLAKDITSDTSGDYRNALLSLAKGDRSEDFGVNDDLADTDARALYEAGERRKGTDVNVFITILTTRAYPHLRQVFQKYRKYSKHDMNKVLDLEMKGDIEKCLTAIVKCATSKPMFFAEKLHEAMKGSGTRHKTLIRIMVSRSEIDMNDIKACYQKLYGVSLCQAILDETKGDYEKILVALCGD; this is encoded by the exons atggcAATGGTATCAGAATTCCTCAAACAGGCCTGGTTTATTGAAAATGAAGAGCAGGAATACATC AAAACTGTGAAAGGATCCAAAGGCGGTCCTGGGTCAGCAGTGAGCCCCTACCCTAGCTTCAATCCATCCTCGGATGTTGCTGCCTTGCACAACGCAATAACAGTTAAAG GTGTGGATGAAGCAACCATCATTGACATTCTAACTAAGAGGAACAATGCACAGCGTCAACAGATCAAAGCAGCATATctccaggaaaaaggaaag CCCCTGGATGAAGCTCTGAAGAAAGCCCTTTCTGGTCACCTTGAGGAAGTTGTTTTGGCTCTATTAAAAACTCCAGCCCAGTTTGACGCTGATGAACTTCGTGGTGCCATGAAG GGCCTTGGAACTGATGAAGACACTCTGGATGAAATTTTGGCATCAAGAACTAACAAGGAAATCAGAGAAATTAACGGAGTCTATAGAGAAG aaCTGAAGAGAGATCTGGCTAAAGATATCACCTCAGACACATCTGGAGATTATCGGAATGCTCTGCTTTCTCTTGCTAAG gGTGACCGATCTGAGGATTTTGGCGTAAATGATGACTTGGCCGATACAGATGCCAGG GCTTTATatgaagcaggagaaaggagaaaaggaacagaTGTGAATGTGTTCATTACCATCCTTACCACCAGAGCCTATCCCCACCTTCGccaag TGTTTCAGAAATACCGCAAGTACAGTAAGCACGACATGAACAAAGTTCTGGATCTGGAGATGAAAGGTGACATCGAGAAATGCCTCACGGCTATCG TGAAGTGTGCCACAAGCAAACCTATGTTCTTTGCTGAGAAGCTTCATGAGGCCATGAAG GGTTCTGGAACTCGTCATAAGACACTGATCAGAATTATGGTTTCCCGTTCAGAAATTGACATGAATGATATCAAAGCATGCTACCAGAAGTTGTATGGTGTCTCTCTCTGCCAAGCCATCCTG GATGAAACCAAGGGAGATTATGAAAAAATCCTGGTGGCTCTCTGCGGAGACTAA